From a region of the Lactuca sativa cultivar Salinas chromosome 4, Lsat_Salinas_v11, whole genome shotgun sequence genome:
- the LOC111920461 gene encoding transcriptional repressor ILP1 — protein MSSSRVRNFRRRAEEDDNDDEDKEKTTTTICKKPQSKPATATPKPKKPSLLSFADDESTDIVTPISRNRPSNQNKQPSSSRSSKPSSLSSSSTHKLTSAKDRSSASYLPSNVQPQAGVYTKEALLELQKNTKTLGSSTPRPRPPPSEPIIVLKGMVKPAIEDSLKNIKGDDEESNRIGLGGKGGNLDGGLIPDQAMIDAIRAKRERLRQSRVAAPDYIALDGGSNHGEAEGLSDEEPEFQGRIALIGEKSEAKKGVFEDVVVDVRKENSEGNGSDEGVVDEEDEEDKMWEEEQFRKGLGKRMDDGVAVRGMSSSSSIPTIAQNVQKKVVYPTVPVASYPSINGGPSIGGWSSGSDTISISQQAELSKKALHESVRRLKETHGRTLTSLTKTDEKLSDSLAKVIALENALTVTGEKFIFMQKLRDYVSAICEFLQDKAPFIEELEYQMQKLHKERAEAIFERRAADSSDELMEVEASVNAAMVVFNKGGNTNSMVESAALTVSQESRNLPVKLDEFGRDMNLQKRMDIKRRAESQQRRKARSDSKRIQSMESDSDSHLVEGESSTDESDSESTAAYESNRDQLLQIAGQIFSDADENFSQLSSVKERFEIWKKEYASSYQDAYMSLSIPAIFSPYVRLELLKWDPLHQDSDFIDMQWHELLFNYGQPEEESKIDPDDADVNLVPDLIEKVAIPILQHEIGQCWDTMSTMETRNAVSATNLVFRYVPLSSKPVTELVAVLRDRLSHAVANLMVPTWNTVVLKAVPNAARFAAYRFGMSVRLMKNICLWNNVLSSSIIEKLALDELLSGKILPHLRSIQSNIHDAITRAERVVASMSGVWTGPTVTAADCSPRLQPLVDYLVLLGRTLENRRQGGTDGVFARRLKKMLVELNQYDHARHISTTFNLKEAL, from the exons ATGAGCAGCAGCAGAGTAAGAAATTTCCGTCGTCGAGCAGAGGAGGATGACAACGACgatgaagataaagaaaaaaCCACCACCACTATCTGCAAAAAACCACAATCAAAACCCGCAACAGCCACTCCAAAACCTAAGAAACCTAGTCTCCTTAGCTTTGCGGATGACGAATCTACGGACATCGTTACTCCAATCTCTCGAAACCGCCCTTCTAATCAAAATAAACAACCTAGTTCTTCCCGTTCATCAAAACCCTCATCTCTGTCATCATCGTCAACTCACAAACTAACGTCCGCGAAAGACAGAAGTTCGGCTTCGTATCTTCCCTCTAATGTACAGCCACAAGCCGGCGTTTACACCAAAGAAGCGCTCCTTGAATTACAAAAGAACACCAAAACCCTAGGTAGCAGCACCCCTCGCCCTCGGCCACCACCATCTGAACCGATTATTGTGTTAAAAGGTATGGTGAAGCCTGCTATTGAGGATTCATTAAAGAATATAAAAGGAGACGATGAAGAATCAAATAGGATAGGATTAGGTGGAAAAGGGGGAAATTTAGATGGGGGCTTGATACCGGACCAAGCCATGATAGATGCAATTAGGGCAAAGAGGGAGAGACTGCGACAATCACGGGTTGCTGCTCCTGATTACATAGCATTGGATGGAGGGAGTAATCATGGTGAAGCTGAAGGTCTGAGTGATGAGGAGCCTGAATTTCAAGGAAGAATTGCCTTGATTGGGGAGAAAAGTGAGGCTAAAAAGGGTGTTTTTGaggatgttgttgttgatgtgaGAAAAGAGAATTCAGAAGGCAATGGCAGTGATGAGGGTGTTGTAGATGAAGAAGACGAGGAGGATAAGATGTGGGAAGAGGAACAGTTTAGAAAAGGTTTAGGTAAAAGGATGGATGATGGGGTGGCAGTTAGAGGTATGAGTAGTAGCAGCAGTATTCCAACCATCGCTCAAAATGTTCAGAAAAAAGTTGTATATCCAACTGTTCCAGTTGCTTCATATCCCTCAATTAATGGTGGTCCAAGTATTGGAGGATGGTCATCAGGTTCAGATACGATATCCATATCACAACAGGCTGAGCTTTCTAAGAAAGCCTTGCATGAGAGTGTTCGTAGGCTTAAG GAAACTCATGGACGGACATTAACTTCATTGACAAAAACTGATGAAAAGTTGTCAGACTCATTGGCCAAAGTTATAGCTCTTGAAAACGCTCTTACAGTCACCGGTGAGAAGTTCATCTTTATGCAAAAGCTTCGCGACTATGTTTCTGCTATATGTGAGTTTTTGCAG GATAAAGCTCCGTTCATCGAGGAGCTGGAATACCAAATGCAGAAACTTCACAAAGAACGCGCAGAAGCCATTTTTGAAAGAAGAGCAGCTGATAGCAGCGATGAATTAATGGAGGTGGAAGCATCAGTGAATGCAGCAATGGTGGTCTTCAATAAAGGTGGAAACACAAACTCCATGGTTGAATCTGCTGCATTAACTGTCTCCCAGGAATCACGAAACCTTCCGGTGAAGTTGGACGAATTCGGGCGTGACATGAATCTACAAAAGCGTATGGACATAAAACGAAGGGCGGAATCACAACAACGGCGGAAAGCCCGATCGGATTCCAAAAGAATCCAGTCCATGGAATCTGATTCCGATTCCCATTTAGTAGAAGGGGAATCCAGCACGGATGAGAGCGACAGTGAGAGTACTGCTGCTTACGAATCCAACCGCGATCAGTTGCTTCAAATTGCGGGACAGATTTTTAGCGACGCGGATGAAAATTTCTCTCAGCTTTCATCTGTTAAAGAAAGATTTGAAATTTGGAAAAAAGAGTATGCATCTAGCTACCAAGATGCTTACATGTCGTTGAGTATACCTGCCATCTTCTCTCCTTATGTAAGGTTGGAGCTTTTGAAGTGGGACCCACTTCATCAAGATTCAGATTTTATTGATATGCAGTG GCATGAGTTGCTGTTCAATTACGGTCAACCGGAGGAGGAAAGTAAAATTGACCCGGATGATGCTGATGTGAACCTTGTACCTGATCTGATTGAAAAGGTTGCGATTCCTATATTACAGCATGAAATAGGGCAGTGTTGGGATACCATGAGTACAATGGAGACAAGAAATGCTGTTTCTGCTACAAATCTAGTGTTTAGATATGTCCCCCTTTCCAGTAAGCCTGTCACTGAGCTTGTTGCTGTTCTCCGTGACCGCCTCTCTCATGCTGTCGCTAATCTcatg GTCCCGACATGGAATACTGTGGTGCTAAAGGCAGTACCAAATGCAGCTAGATTTGCAGCATATAGATTTGGAATGTCTGTACGCTTAATGAAAAACATATGTTtatggaataatgttttatcaagCTCCATTATTGAAAAGCTTGCTCTTGATGAGCTTTTGAGTGGAAAAATTCTCCCTCATCTTCGAAGCATTCAGTCAAATATTCATGACGCCATCACAAGGGCTGAAAGAGTTGTTGCCTCCATGTCTGGTGTCTGGACAGGTCCAACTGTCACCGCTGCTGACtgcag CCCGCGGTTGCAACCCTTGGTGGATTATTTGGTCCTTCTTGGAAGAACATTGGAGAATAGGAGGCAAGGAGGGACAGATGGAGTTTTTGCTCGCAGGTTGAAGAAGATGCTGGTTGAACTCAATCAATATGATCATGCACGCCATATTTCAACAACCTTTAATCTTAAAGAAGCCCTATGA